The sequence attgttattatgaattAAAAAGGTGGTGTTAtgaatttgaaaagaaatgacCGTTGGACTCTAATGACTGCTTACTACACTTTCAAGACTCTAAGCAAAGGACCCAATCCGGCCCGCCAGGGTTGTAAATCATATTAATGTAGAGTGTTAATTTCAACTAGTTGGATTTTGGGGGCATCCAAACAACACTCAATGAGATTCACAATGCtcccgatcacactatccaacctttAGGGCAATCTAGACCAtcgatcaataaggcccaccttatagaattcttacggTTGCTTCATCTCCGACCGTGCAATAATTTTGGTTTATACAATATGGCCCATTGTCGTCGCTATCGCTATTCAACATCTTGCATAGACAATattactcttcttttattttctttttcattcttacATTGTTTTAAGAATTCTTCGTGTTATACTACAGTGTCTAGAAGCCGTTTGGCGTGTTTTTATAGCTGATGGGAAGGAACAAGAAGAAGCAATTCCTCCAGCCATAGAGAGCCTAAAACCATTAGAAGAGGCGCTCGACGGAAAGAAATTTTTCGATGGGGCGACGATTGGATTCACAGATATTTCACTCAGCTCGATGGTGAACATGGTCCGAGTCTTTGAAGAAATCATTAATACGAGGATAATCAATGAGGCAAAATTTCCATTTTTGTCAGCATGGATTGAGAATTACTTGCATTTTCCAATCATTCAAAACAACTTGCCTCGTCATGATAAAATGGTTGAAAAATTCCGCAGCCGTCGCCTAAGTTACGTGAAGCGAGTCTAAAACTGCATATGGGTGTCCAAGTTGATAGAGTTCATATCCATGTAAGGTATGAATCTGGAGTCATGGCTAGCTTCTCTTCAGTGAGAAAGCATTGAAGTTTAATAACAGGTTTTctcttgagattttgatttttctatgtAATTCTTGTTATAAGCATGGCTGTAGTTTGATTGAGGAGCTTACcaatcaaattaaaaatcaacctCATCTACGATTGTAGCTGAGCAAGCGGCCTTCTTGGCATGGACTCGGTGTCTATGGGTCCGGTGTTCCCAAGATCAGAAAACCCATTTCAAAATGAACTTTTGAAAATTCAATTTTCAAAATGGGCATAGATTCCAGCTAATTGTCTTTAAATGGCAGAAGATATGGAAGCGCCAAATCTCCATGTATTACTTGCTAACGTTCGATGACAGTACTCCATGGGACATAACACAGAATTTTCTTCTTCACTAATGAAAGACGACCTAGATGAGTGGGTCTACAAGATCTTACAGTCTATACAATCTTGAGACATTCacaaaagcaaaaaataaatgGTGCACATCGAGTAGTCCACCTAACCATTAAAGAAGCAGAGATTTGATCACCCTTCTGATTCTATAAGAGTAGGttagatggatagattggatattAAGCTCGCTTTCTCCCTATTTTCTCTCTGGGACACAGATTGCTGGAAAATTCAACtttcaataaaaaatgaaaagagagtaCATGAAGAAAAACTTGCATGGAACTCACATATTAGTGActgcccacaagtgggcccatgggTCTATGTCCAATATCTCTCATTCAATTACCTTGTAGAATAACCACGATATACATTGTCTATCTAGCCCGTCTTATAACAATTAGAACTAAAAAtcattattaaaaaagaaaaaaaaaagagtatcaGATCAGctagattgctattgtcttctcaCATGTGTTTGACTACTAAGCAACCACTTAACTAGCACTCGATAACTAAAGCTTTGTAATATTTGTTATGGTCCGCATGAAAATAGTTGGAAGAGGGACATACACCCTTGATTTTACATGGCTCATTGAAATGTTTACcaaaaatccattccaaccattaaatgAGTAATCCCAAATTAGAATTAGGGTCGGAACATTAGGCTGAAATgtgattttgtgggccacacgaaaggaaacaacttGATGAAAAAGGTCGACACTTTTCTTTTTCGagggcctactgt is a genomic window of Magnolia sinica isolate HGM2019 chromosome 15, MsV1, whole genome shotgun sequence containing:
- the LOC131227334 gene encoding glutathione transferase GST 23-like; the protein is MAKGDVKLFGVWSRPFSLRIILALKLKGIEFEYIEEDLSNKSSQLLEYNPIHKKIPVLVHNGKPIVESLVILEYIDEIWKDNPILPVDPYERATARFLAKLGDEKCLEAVWRVFIADGKEQEEAIPPAIESLKPLEEALDGKKFFDGATIGFTDISLSSMVNMVRVFEEIINTRIINEAKFPFLSAWIENYLHFPIIQNNLPRHDKMVEKFRSRRLSYVKRV